The genomic region AGCTTGCTCAGATTTTGAAAGATGAGTACGGCATTGAGCCAGCAGCGGCAGCAGTAGCAGTAGCAGCAGGACCTGCAGCAGGTGGTGCTGGCGAGGCAGCAGCTGAAAAGAGCGAGTTTGACGTATTCTTGAAGTCAGCAGGTGCTAACAAGTTGGCAGTGGTTAAGTTAGTAAAAGAACTTACAGGTCTTGGACTTAAAGAAGCTAAGGAATTAGTAGACGGTGCTCCTTCAAAAGTGAAAGAAGGTGTATCTAAGGACGAAGCTGAAGGCTTGAAGAAATCTTTAGAAGGAGCTGGTGCTGAAGTAGAGTTGAAGTAATTTTACTAAGGCAAACCTCATAAGGTATAGGTCTTTTCTTAGCGGAAATAGACCTATACCATTTTGTGTATTATATCCTTTTTTAAGGTGTGAGGTATGAGCAGCATAAAACAACAAGAAAACAACTTACGATATACTAAAATACGCCAAGCCTTTTGGCAATATAATTAATATAAAATAACTTATGAATCAAACCGCAAGAGTCAATTTTGCTTCCGTGAAACACACGCCTGAGTATCCTGACTTTTTGGATATTCAGATCAAGTCATTTCAGGACTTCTTTCAGATTGAGACGAAGTCGGATGAAAGGGGCAATGAAGGGTTGTACAATACCTTCAAGGAGAACTTCCCGATAACTGATACACGCAACCAGTTTGTACTTGAGTTTCTTGACTATTTCGTTGATTCGCCTCGTTACTCCATCGCGGAGTGTATAGAGCGCGGACTCACGTATAGCGTGCCACTCAAAGCAAGGTTGAAACTCTATTGCACCGACCCAGAGCACGAGGATTTCGAGACGATCGTGCAAGACGTTTACCTCGGTACTATCCCGTATATGACCTCCAGCGGTACGTTCGTGATCAACGGGGCAGAGCGCGTGATCGTGTCGCAGTTGCACCGCTCACCAGGGGTATTCTTTGGGCAATCGTTCCACGCGAATGGTACGAAGCTCTACTCGGCGCGTATTATCCCATTCAAGGGCTCGTGGATTGAGTTTGCTACCGACATCAACAACGTGATGTACGCTTATATCGACCGTAAGAAGAAGCTCCCTGTAACCACGCTTTTCCGTGCGATCGGTTTCGAGCGCGATAAGGACATCTTGGAGATCTTTGACCTCGCTGAGGAAATCAAAGTCTCTAAAACGGGCTTAAAGAAATACATCGGTCGCCGTTTGGCAGCGCGTGTGCTCAACACTTGGCACGAGGACTTCGTAGATGAGGACACAGGA from Capnocytophaga haemolytica harbors:
- the rplL gene encoding 50S ribosomal protein L7/L12, which gives rise to MADLKNFAEQLVNLTVKEVNELAQILKDEYGIEPAAAAVAVAAGPAAGGAGEAAAEKSEFDVFLKSAGANKLAVVKLVKELTGLGLKEAKELVDGAPSKVKEGVSKDEAEGLKKSLEGAGAEVELK